The following coding sequences are from one Panicum hallii strain FIL2 chromosome 5, PHallii_v3.1, whole genome shotgun sequence window:
- the LOC112891965 gene encoding subtilisin-like protease SBT3.5, with translation MALHLPSQRLSACLLIFFSFMMIRADGSRKLYIAYLGDKKHDDHTLVTASHHEMLSTILGSKEEAIDSVAYSYKHGFSGFAAMLTEDQAEKLAELPEVISVTPNQKHELMTTRSWDFLGLNYQQPSELLQRSNYGEDIIIGIIDTGIWPESRSFSDHGYGVIPPRWKGVCQLGEAWGSTNCSRKIIGARYYAAGLDKANLKLNYMSARDMNGHGTHTASTAAGSVVEGVSLHGLGEGVARGGAPRARLAVYKVGWEEENGVYLATAAVLAAMDDAIHDGVDILSLSLVADDDSFGALHAVQNGITVVYAGGNGGPRSQVLFNTAPWVITVAASKIDRSFPTTITLGNKQTLIGQSLYYMFKNESNSRFHTLVNGGNCSREALNGTNIKGKIVLCIEMTFGPIVQIFKDAFANVHSGGASGLILALYTTDVLASTEQCQGIPCVLIDIHIGFQVLTYIGSQRSPIAKIEPTSSVTGQQVLAPKVALFSSRGPSIKYPTILKPDIAAPGVNILAATKDAYVFNSGTSMATPHVAGVVALIKALHPQWSHAALKSAIVTSASTKDEHGTPILAEALPRKVADPFDYGGGNINPNGAADPGLIYDIDPREYNKFFECQIKKYEICNITTKPAYHLNLPSISIPELRHPTKVERTVTNVGTVDAVYRSDIQSPLGVKIRVEPATLAFNATKKVHTFKVSIKPLWKVQGDYTFGSLTWYNEQHTVRIPIAVRITIQDFYADVA, from the exons ATGGCTCTTCACTTGCCCTCTCAGCGTCTATCAGCTTGCCTCCTGATTTTCTTTAGTTTCATGATGATCCGAGCAGATGGATCTCGCAAG TTATACATCGCCTACCTGGGTGACAAGAAACATGATGACCATACTCTTGTTACTGCTTCACATCATGAAATGCTCAGCACCATTCTTGGAAG CAAGGAAGAGGCAATAGACTCCGTTGCTTACAGCTACAAGCATGGCTTCTCAGGATTTGCAGCAATGTTAACTGAAGATCAGGCTGAAAAACTTGCAG AGTTACCTGAAGTAATCAGTGTTACTCCAAATCAGAAGCATGAATTGATGACCACCCGAAGCTGGGATTTCCTAGGTCTAAATTACCAACAACCTAGTGAACTTCTGCAGAGGAGCAATTATGGAGAAGACATAATTATTGGGATAATTGACACAG GAATCTGGCCTGAATCAAGAAGTTTCAGCGATCATGGATACGGAGTAATACCACCACGATGGAAGGGTGTGTGTCAGCTAGGAGAAGCATGGGGGAGCACCAATTGCAGCAGGAAAATCATCGGCGCAAGGTATTATGCTGCAGGTCTTGACAAAGCCAACCTCAAGCTGAATTACATGTCTGCTCGAGACATGAATGGGCATGGAACACACACCGCATCCACAGCAGCCGGATCAGTGGTAGAGGGAGTCAGCCTCCATGGCCTGGGGGAGGGGGTGGCACGTGGTGGTGCACCCAGAGCACGCCTTGCAGTGTATAAGGTTGGGTGGGAGGAGGAGAATGGGGTATACCTTGCTACTGCCGCAGTGCTAGCAGCAATGGACGACGCAATACATGATGGAGTTGACATCCTGTCTCTCTCATTAGTCGCCGATGATGATTCTTTTGGTGCACTCCATGCCGTCCAGAATGGTATTACTGTTGTTTATGCTGGGGGAAACGGTGGCCCAAGATCACAAGTTCTCTTTAACACAGCTCCTTGGGTCATTACAGTCGCAGCAAGCAAGATTGATCGATCTTTTCCAACCACCATCACCCTGGGAAACAAGCAGACATTAATT GGTCAATCACTATATTACATGTTCAAGAACGAATCCAACAGCAGATTCCATACACTTGTAAACGGTGGCAA TTGTTCAAGGGAAGCGCTAAATGGCACAAATATCAAGGGAAAAATTGTTCTCTGCATTGAAATGACTTTTGGCCCAATAGTGCAAATTTTCAAAGATGCCTTTGCAAATGTTCATAGTGGTGGCGCATCTGGCCTTATTCTTGCTCTATATACTACAGACGTTCTTGCGAGCACTGAGCAATGCCAAGGCATACCCTGTGTTTTAATTGACATTCATATTGGGTTCCAAGTTCTAACATACATTGGCAGTCAACG ATCACCCATTGCAAAGATTGAACCAACAAGCAGCGTTACGGGACAACAAGTTCTGGCACCAAAGGTTGCACTGTTCTCCTCAAGAGGCCCATCCATCAAATACCCTACAATTCTTAAG CCTGACATTGCAGCACCAGGAGTCAACATTTTAGCAGCAACAAAAGATGCATATGTATTTAACTCAGGAACATCAATGGCAACACCACATGTAGCAGGTGTTGTGGCATTGATAAAGGCTCTACATCCCCAATGGTCTCATGCTGCCCTAAAATCTGCAATTGTTACCTCTG CATCAACCAAGGATGAACATGGCACGCCGATTTTAGCAGAAGCGCTACCTCGGAAGGTTGCTGACCCATTTGACTACGGAGGGGGGAACATAAATCCTAATGGAGCTGCCGATCCTGGCCTCATTTACGACATCGATCCAAGGGAGTACAACAAGTTCTTTGAATGCCAGATCAAGAAATACGAGATTTGCAACATCACGACAAAGCCAGCCTATCACCTAAACCTGCCATCTATATCTATTCCTGAACTAAGGCATCCAACTAAGGTGGAGAGAACAGTGACAAATGTGGGCACAGTCGACGCGGTTTATCGATCAGACATTCAGTCCCCCTTAGGAGTCAAGATCAGAGTTGAACCAGCAACGCTAGCCTTCAATGCCACAAAGAAAGTGCACACCTTCAAGGTTAGCATAAAACCACTGTGGAAGGTGCAAGGGGACTACACATTTGGCAGCCTGACTTGGTACAACGAGCAGCATACAGTAAGGATCCCAATAGCAGTCCGGATCACAATACAAGATTTCTATGCCGATGTTGCATGA
- the LOC112891968 gene encoding subtilisin-like protease SBT3.9, producing MDSRASRPCLQKSKHSNLQMITVWGSARGAGAGSSATVLAAIDDAIHDGVDVLSLSLVVEENSFGALQAVQKGITIVYAAGNFGPAPQVVQNTAPWVITVAASKIDRSFPTAITLGNKQHIVGQSLYYEGKNLSGSTFRLLADGGLCTADALNGTDVRGKIVLCVAFPVSPLALFPLALKNVLDGGGSGIIFAQYSMNVLDATADCKGIPCVLVDFDTANQIGNYMGDASSPVAKIEPARTVTGAEALAPTVAAFSSRGPSINYPEVIKPDIAAPGVSILSAKEDEYALGSGTSMATPHVAGIVALLKALHPNWSPAALRSAIMTTASVTDGRGMPILAQGLPRKITDPFDYGGGGGYINPNKAAEPGLVYDIDPSGYNKFIGCTFKKFISCNKTMLPGYHLNLPSIAIPDLRHPITVLRTVTNIGEVDAVYHAEIQSPPGVNVDVEPSVLSFNAASKVMTFQVKLSPLWRLQGDYTFGSLTWQNGQNTVRIPIAARIIIHDFFADVA from the exons ATGGATTCTCGGGCTTCGCGGCCATGCTTACAAAAGAGCAAGCACAGCAACTTGCAG ATGATCACCGTCTGGGGCAGCGCCCGCGGGGCTGGAGCCGGCAGCTCGGCCACCGTGCTCGCGGCCATCGATGACGCGATACACGACGGAGTGGACGTGCTGTCGCTGTCGCTCGTCGTGGAGGAGAACTCGTTTGGCGCCCTGCAAGCCGTCCAGAAAGGGATCACCATCGTGTACGCCGCCGGCAACTTTGGGCCCGCACCACAGGTGGTCCAGAACACAGCTCCTTGGGTCATCACCGTCGCGGCAAGCAAGATTGATCGGTCTTTTCCAACCGCGATCACGCTGGGAAACAAGCAACACATCGTG GGACAATCTCTGTACTACGAAGGGAAGAACTTGTCAGGGAGTACCTTCAGGCTTCTTGCAGATGGAGGCTT ATGCACTGCTGATGCTCTGAATGGCACGGATGTGAGGGGAAAAATTGTGTTGTGTGTTGCTTTCCCAGTATCGCCGCTTGCACTTTTCCCACTCGCACTGAAGAACGTCCTGGATGGTGGGGGCTCCGGTATCATCTTTGCTCAATACAGCATGAACGTTCTAGATGCGACAGCAGATTGCAAAGGCATTCCATGCGTTCTCGTGGACTTCGATACTGCGAACCAGATTGGCAATTACATGGGCGATGCAAG CTCTCCTGTGGCGAAGATCGAACCAGCACGCACTGTCACAGGTGCAGAGGCACTGGCTCCAACGGTGGCAGCATTCTCCTCAAGAGGTCCATCGATCAATTACCCTGAAGTTATCAAG CCTGACATAGCGGCACCAGGAGTCAGCATCCTATCAGCCAAAGAAGATGAATATGCATTGGGCTCAGGGACATCTATGGCAACGCCACATGTTGCAGGCATCGTTGCGCTGCTGAAAGCCCTGCACCCGAATTGGTCTCCAGCAGCACTAAGATCAGCCATCATGACAACTG CATCTGTAACTGATGGGCGCGGCATGCCGATACTCGCACAAGGATTGCCCCGGAAGATCACTGACCCATTTGACtatggaggggggggggggtacatAAATCCTAACAAGGCAGCTGAACCTGGCCTGGTTTATGACATTGATCCAAGTGGCTACAACAAGTTCATAGGGTGCACGTTCAAGAAGTTTATAAGCTGCAACAAAACAATGCTACCAGGATATCATCTGAACTTACCATCCATCGCCATTCCAGATCTGAGGCATCCCATTACTGTATTGAGAACGGTCACAAACATAGGTGAGGTCGATGCAGTTTACCACGCTGAAATCCAGAGCCCTCCTGGAGTCAACGTGGATGTTGAGCCGTCTGTTCTTTCGTTCAATGCTGCAAGCAAAGTTATGACCTTTCAGGTTAAGTTATCGCCTCTATGGAGGTTACAAGGGGACTACACATTTGGTAGCCTTACTTGGCAAAATGGCCAAAATACAGTGCGAATCCCGATTGCAGCCCGGATCATAATTCATGATTTCTTTGCAGACGTTGCATAA